From a single Arachis hypogaea cultivar Tifrunner chromosome 3, arahy.Tifrunner.gnm2.J5K5, whole genome shotgun sequence genomic region:
- the LOC112791519 gene encoding isoflavone 4'-O-methyltransferase has translation MDLSANSNGTSSSEESELYHAQIHLYKHVYNWVSSMALKAVMELGVADVIHNHGKPLTLSHLASKLNLHPSKVGALHRFLRLLTHNGFFAKTKLLEGQEEEDAYALTPPSKLLIKSKPTNLSPVVKGSLHWSSLNMWHSSEKWFTEDKEQTMHETSSGGQSFWDFLNNNPDCIAMFQDAMAADSYMFKIALKECRHVFENLGSIVDVGGGTGGVSKLIHQEFPQLKCTVFDQPEVVGNLKGDGNLNFVAGDMFKSIPSADAVLLKWILHDWNDEQALKILKNSKEAISERGKEGKVIIIDISIDETSDDKELIELKLDYDLVMLAMFNGKEREKKEWDKLIHEAGYSRYTITPICGFKSLIEVYP, from the exons ATGGATTTGAGTGCTAACTCCAACGGCACTAGCAGCAGTGAAGAGAGTGAATTGTACCACGCACAGATCCACTTGTACAAGCATGTCTACAACTGGGTTAGCTCCATGGCTCTCAAGGCTGTTATGGAGTTAGGCGTTGCTGACGTCATCCACAACCACGGTAAACCCCTCACTCTCTCTCACTTAGCCTCTAAGCTCAACCTCCACCCTTCCAAAGTCGGCGCCCTCCACCGTTTCCTCCGCCTCCTAACACACAATGGTTTCTTCGCCAAGACCAAGCTTCTAGAAggacaagaagaagaagacgcttACGCTCTCACCCCTCCCTCCAAGCTTCTCATCAAGAGCAAACCAACGAATCTTTCGCCCGTCGTGAAGGGATCACTCCATTGGAGCTCCCTTAACATGTGGCACTCTTCCGAGAAGTGGTTCACTGAGGACAAGGAACAAACCATGCATGAGACCTCTTCTGGAGGACAGAGCTTCTGGGATTTTCTCAACAACAACCCTGACTGCATCGCCATGTTCCAGGACGCCATGGCTGCTGATTCATACATGTTCAAGATTGCGCTCAAGGAGTGCAGGCACGTGTTTGAGAATCTCGGCTCCATTGTTGATGTTGGTGGTGGTACTGGTGGTGTCTCCAAGCTTATTCATCAAGAGTTTCCGCAGTTGAAGTGCACCGTTTTCGACCAGCCGGAGGTTGTTGGTAACCTCAAAGGAGATGGGAATTTGAACTTTGTTGCCGGTGACATGTTCAAATCGATCCCTTCTGCTGATGCAGTCTTACTCAAG TGGATTTTACATGACTGGAATGATGAGCAGGCCTTGAAGATATTGAAGAACAGCAAGGAAGCTATTTCGGAaagagggaaagaagggaaggtGATAATCATAGACATATCCATCGATGAAACCAGCGATGATAAGGAATTGATTGAGCTGAAACTGGATTATGATTTGGTGATGTTGGCAATGTTCAATGGAaaggaaagagagaagaaggaatgGGACAAGCTCATCCATGAAGCAGGCTACAGTAGATACACCATTACCCCAATTTGTGGCTTCAAATCTCTTATTG